In one window of Fodinibius salicampi DNA:
- a CDS encoding helix-turn-helix domain-containing protein: MDISDSKMMTLHIKNMVCPRCLMVVRQTLEELGFEVLEVELGQALVQIDESISMDRVEEELKKYGFELIRDRNQQLIEQIKTLLIRYIQESEQSEESPKLSDYLAKELHQNYSSLSSAFSESQDTTIEKYLIHLKIERVKELLSYGEMTLSEIAYRLNYSSVAYLSNQFKKITGMSVTDYKKARDSFRKPLDGIEGQ, encoded by the coding sequence ATGGATATTTCTGATTCTAAAATGATGACTTTACATATAAAGAATATGGTGTGTCCCCGTTGTTTGATGGTGGTACGCCAGACGCTTGAGGAGCTTGGATTTGAGGTGTTGGAGGTAGAACTGGGACAAGCCCTTGTTCAGATTGATGAATCAATTTCAATGGATCGTGTTGAAGAAGAACTTAAAAAATATGGCTTTGAGCTCATCCGGGACAGAAACCAGCAGCTTATAGAGCAGATTAAAACACTTCTGATACGTTATATACAAGAATCCGAACAGTCGGAAGAAAGCCCGAAACTTTCGGATTATCTAGCAAAGGAGTTGCATCAAAATTACTCTTCGTTGAGTTCCGCTTTTTCCGAAAGCCAGGATACGACGATCGAAAAATACTTGATCCACCTCAAAATAGAGCGGGTCAAGGAACTGCTATCATATGGAGAGATGACGCTGAGTGAGATTGCCTATCGGCTCAACTACAGTAGCGTAGCCTATCTTTCGAATCAGTTCAAAAAAATCACGGGGATGTCAGTTACCGACTATAAGAAAGCCCGGGATTCCTTTCGAAAACCATTAGATGGGATCGAAGGTCAATAA
- a CDS encoding heavy-metal-associated domain-containing protein, with protein MNTQTTTLNIGGMSCSGCAASVQQALDNIEGVKEVAVDLKNNSAAVTYNQDTVSENDFDQAIQGAGYEFQGMDSELN; from the coding sequence ATGAACACACAAACAACAACGTTAAATATTGGCGGAATGTCCTGTAGCGGCTGCGCCGCTTCTGTTCAGCAAGCCCTTGATAATATTGAAGGTGTAAAAGAGGTAGCCGTAGATCTTAAAAATAACTCTGCTGCCGTAACCTATAATCAGGATACGGTTTCAGAGAATGACTTTGACCAGGCTATCCAGGGAGCGGGGTATGAATTTCAAGGGATGGACTCCGAATTGAATTGA
- a CDS encoding efflux RND transporter permease subunit encodes MLDKIIRFFLENKLISVLLLLLFVGWGMSVAPFNWQLDDIFPRDPVPVDAIPDLGENQQIIHTEWPGRSPQDIEDQITYPLTTELLGLPGVKSVRSSSMIGLSTIYVIFEEDIEFYWSRSRILEKLNALPSGTLPGDVQPSLGPDATGLGQIFWYTLEGRDSNGNPAGGWDPQELRTIQDYTVDFALTSAQGVAEVAPVGGYVKEYQVDVDPEAMQVYNITMQQIFEAVRGSNVDVGARTVEMNNVEYLVRGLGYIKSLEDLEKAVVVSRNNTPIRIQDIAHVTYGPAMQRGALDKSGAEAVGGVVIARQGENPLQVIQNVKEQISEISAGLPSKTLDDGTESKVTIVPFYDRTELIMETLGTLEEALFLQILVTIIVVIVMVMNLRSSVLISGLLPIAVLMTFISMKYGGVDANIVALTGIAIAIGTMVDMAVILTENMIRHVDEAGDEEPLLEVIFRATSEVASAVVTAVSTTVISFLPVFTMVAAEGKLFIPLAYTKTFALIASIIISLIIIPPFAHWFFSVRIKKRPLKIAWNGFIVVLGLISIIFSVLPWAGWLLLLFGVNTLASFYVEAYDEPQAVRINNFVAAIVVTWLLSKAWLPLGPEVSLFVNFIFVGGIAAVLIGIFFLFIRYFRPILRWALYYRKTFLSIPLVLVILGVTIWLGYGTMFGWVEKGFDSVGVPVQETAVWTSMEETFPGLGEEFMPPLDEGAFLLMPTTMPHVGVEEAKDYMQKVDMAVTSIPEVDMVVGKLGRAETALDPAPVSMYENIIQYKSEYKRDEDGRRIRFAVNEDGEYVRDESGELIPDSDGKYYRQWRDHIQSPDDIWNEIIDASRVPGLTSAPKLQPIETRQIMLQSGMRAPMGIKVKGPDLETIEAFGLELEEVLREVSGVQSQTVFADRIVGKPYLEIEWDREALARYGLKIADVQQYLEVAMGGMALTQTVEGRERYPVRVRYAREYRDSPEDIERMFISTASGTNIPLGMLGEVKYRQGPQVVKSEDTFLTGYVTFDKRDGFSEVEVVEAARQVIDEKIDNGELSVPSGLSFEFAGNYENQVRAEKRLAVVMPVTLLIIFLILYFQFRSISTTAMIFSSIFVAWAGGFIMLWLYGQPWFMNFELFGTNMRDLFQMGVVNLSVAVWVGFIALFGIAADGAVVIATYIHQLMDRHKPESIEELHETIIKAGSLRIRPTLMTTATTTLALLPILTSSGRGSDIMIPMAIPTFGGMMVAIVTLFVVPVLYAVWQESKWKMEEKMEQLPLIENTNNEMS; translated from the coding sequence ATGCTTGACAAAATTATACGTTTCTTTCTTGAAAACAAGCTCATATCAGTGCTCCTGCTGCTTCTTTTTGTGGGATGGGGCATGTCCGTGGCTCCCTTTAACTGGCAGCTGGATGATATCTTCCCCCGCGATCCGGTTCCGGTAGATGCTATCCCGGATCTTGGTGAAAATCAGCAGATCATTCATACAGAATGGCCGGGACGTTCCCCACAGGATATTGAAGATCAGATAACTTATCCGTTGACGACAGAGTTGTTGGGGCTTCCCGGAGTTAAAAGTGTACGAAGCAGCTCTATGATCGGACTTTCCACGATCTATGTAATTTTCGAAGAGGATATCGAATTTTACTGGAGCCGATCACGTATCCTGGAAAAGCTTAATGCGCTTCCCTCAGGTACTTTGCCTGGGGACGTACAACCATCGCTTGGACCTGATGCCACCGGGCTCGGACAAATATTCTGGTATACCCTGGAGGGACGGGATAGCAATGGAAATCCGGCTGGAGGTTGGGATCCCCAGGAACTGCGCACAATTCAGGATTATACGGTGGATTTTGCTCTGACTTCAGCTCAGGGTGTAGCCGAGGTAGCTCCCGTAGGTGGATATGTCAAGGAATACCAGGTGGACGTGGATCCGGAGGCGATGCAGGTATACAATATCACCATGCAGCAGATTTTTGAGGCGGTTCGCGGCAGCAATGTTGATGTTGGTGCACGGACTGTGGAAATGAATAATGTGGAGTATCTGGTCCGTGGACTGGGCTACATCAAAAGTCTCGAAGACCTGGAAAAAGCGGTGGTGGTAAGTAGAAATAATACGCCTATCCGTATTCAGGATATTGCACATGTTACATACGGTCCGGCCATGCAAAGGGGCGCTCTCGATAAGTCCGGTGCCGAAGCGGTGGGTGGTGTGGTTATAGCACGCCAGGGAGAGAACCCGCTTCAGGTAATTCAGAATGTGAAAGAGCAGATCAGTGAAATTTCTGCGGGCTTGCCCTCAAAAACATTGGATGACGGTACCGAATCGAAAGTTACTATAGTGCCATTTTATGACCGTACGGAACTTATCATGGAGACGCTGGGCACGCTGGAAGAGGCCCTATTCTTGCAGATTCTGGTGACCATCATTGTGGTTATTGTCATGGTGATGAACCTGCGATCATCGGTATTGATTTCTGGCTTGCTGCCCATAGCCGTGTTAATGACCTTCATCTCCATGAAGTACGGCGGCGTGGATGCCAATATTGTAGCACTTACCGGTATTGCCATAGCCATAGGTACCATGGTGGATATGGCGGTGATCCTCACCGAAAATATGATCCGGCATGTTGACGAAGCCGGCGATGAGGAGCCATTGCTGGAGGTGATTTTCAGAGCAACGAGTGAGGTCGCTTCGGCGGTGGTTACCGCTGTTTCAACGACGGTTATTAGTTTCTTGCCCGTCTTCACGATGGTGGCCGCCGAAGGAAAGCTGTTTATTCCGCTGGCCTATACCAAGACATTTGCACTGATTGCATCTATTATTATCTCACTGATTATTATACCGCCCTTTGCCCACTGGTTCTTTTCGGTGCGCATCAAAAAGCGTCCGCTGAAAATCGCCTGGAATGGATTCATCGTTGTGTTGGGATTAATAAGTATAATTTTTTCTGTACTTCCCTGGGCCGGATGGCTGTTACTGTTATTTGGAGTCAACACACTTGCTTCGTTTTATGTAGAAGCATACGATGAACCGCAGGCTGTTCGGATTAATAATTTTGTTGCCGCCATCGTCGTCACATGGCTATTGTCAAAAGCCTGGCTGCCATTGGGGCCGGAAGTATCCCTGTTTGTAAATTTCATTTTTGTAGGCGGTATTGCTGCGGTTTTGATAGGGATCTTCTTCCTCTTTATTCGTTATTTCCGTCCCATTCTACGATGGGCGCTCTATTATCGGAAAACCTTTCTTTCCATTCCATTGGTACTGGTGATCTTGGGAGTGACCATCTGGCTGGGATATGGTACCATGTTCGGATGGGTCGAAAAAGGATTTGACTCGGTAGGCGTTCCGGTGCAGGAGACAGCGGTCTGGACTTCCATGGAAGAAACTTTTCCCGGACTCGGAGAAGAATTTATGCCGCCGCTGGATGAAGGTGCTTTCCTGTTGATGCCCACTACCATGCCCCATGTCGGTGTAGAGGAGGCAAAAGATTATATGCAAAAAGTTGATATGGCGGTCACGTCTATTCCTGAAGTGGATATGGTCGTAGGAAAACTTGGAAGAGCGGAGACCGCACTGGATCCTGCACCGGTTTCGATGTATGAAAATATTATTCAGTATAAAAGTGAGTATAAGAGAGATGAAGATGGACGACGAATTCGCTTTGCGGTCAATGAGGATGGAGAATATGTGCGCGATGAATCCGGAGAGTTAATCCCTGACTCAGACGGGAAGTATTACCGGCAGTGGCGTGATCATATCCAAAGCCCGGATGATATCTGGAATGAAATAATTGATGCCAGTCGTGTGCCGGGTCTGACTTCAGCCCCCAAATTGCAGCCGATTGAAACCAGGCAGATTATGCTGCAGTCGGGGATGCGGGCCCCCATGGGGATTAAGGTGAAAGGTCCCGATCTTGAAACAATTGAAGCATTTGGGCTTGAGCTGGAGGAAGTGCTTCGGGAAGTATCTGGAGTGCAAAGCCAGACTGTTTTTGCAGATCGCATTGTCGGGAAACCCTATCTGGAAATTGAATGGGATCGGGAAGCTCTGGCTCGTTATGGGTTAAAAATTGCGGACGTACAGCAGTACCTGGAAGTTGCTATGGGCGGGATGGCGTTGACCCAAACGGTAGAGGGGCGCGAGCGGTACCCGGTACGGGTCAGATATGCCAGGGAGTACCGCGATAGTCCGGAAGATATCGAGCGGATGTTCATATCAACGGCGTCGGGCACGAACATTCCGTTGGGGATGCTCGGCGAAGTCAAGTACCGGCAGGGTCCGCAGGTCGTTAAAAGTGAAGATACATTTCTGACGGGCTATGTGACTTTTGATAAGCGGGATGGTTTTTCTGAGGTAGAGGTTGTGGAAGCAGCTCGACAGGTTATCGATGAAAAGATTGATAATGGAGAGCTTTCCGTACCTTCGGGACTCAGCTTCGAATTTGCCGGGAATTATGAAAATCAGGTACGGGCCGAGAAACGTCTCGCGGTCGTAATGCCTGTTACCCTGCTCATCATCTTCCTTATTCTCTATTTCCAGTTCCGATCTATCTCGACGACGGCCATGATCTTCAGCAGCATATTTGTGGCTTGGGCGGGGGGATTTATTATGCTTTGGCTGTATGGACAGCCATGGTTTATGAATTTCGAACTATTCGGTACTAATATGCGCGATCTGTTCCAGATGGGGGTCGTAAACCTCAGTGTTGCCGTATGGGTTGGGTTTATTGCTCTATTCGGCATTGCAGCTGATGGTGCTGTTGTTATTGCCACTTATATCCACCAGCTGATGGACCGGCATAAACCTGAAAGTATCGAGGAACTACATGAAACCATCATAAAAGCCGGAAGCTTACGTATTCGCCCGACCCTGATGACTACCGCTACTACTACACTGGCACTGTTGCCAATTCTTACTTCAAGCGGACGGGGATCCGATATTATGATCCCCATGGCCATACCAACTTTCGGCGGCATGATGGTTGCTATTGTCACACTTTTCGTGGTGCCCGTGCTCTATGCCGTCTGGCAGGAATCTAAGTGGAAGATGGAAGAGAAAATGGAGCAATTGCCGCTGATAGAAAATACTAATAACGAAATGAGCTAA
- a CDS encoding TolC family protein — protein MKNPIITGDQSSWPPRKKSGQASSNLFNSLIMAQKYTLACRYNISSLEGSVCSENSRNRRGVFYSIDCGDNTSRHNSKTRELATLLKEGLSCLKILLVLIFFLLISVNLQAQDHPSPGSEEAVEDSLALNQYIQEALANNPRVEGLFQQFYARMEQVPQVGALPDPEIMFQYHINPMEQSNPLTRTTVSATQRFPWFGTLNKREERVEKVAEVEWTAFEEARNKVVQNVKERWYRMHELHHHLMIFDQNMDLLGQLERQVQRRYESGDVSQVDLLRIQIEQDNLETRIVNTEEELEAMKVRFNSLLNRPAETKIQIPDVMYSSQLTKSEGLLRQSIYNRNPELRGRELQEEAALVAEEQARLQGLPSFGLGLMVMNKNYMYMPLMSGERAGLTGSLTIRVPLSRSKYRAQRQEARIEARIAREEQQEVTNRLTAEVESLLQQYRDAERRIALHEERLIPKTRQALRIALSEYAGGRGDFEQIIQLHQQLLEYEMMLNTAYVEQNIATAELEALAGEYNTNPEEIE, from the coding sequence ATGAAAAATCCAATAATAACCGGCGATCAATCCTCCTGGCCTCCTAGAAAAAAATCGGGACAGGCAAGTAGTAATTTATTTAATAGTTTGATTATGGCTCAAAAATACACCTTAGCCTGTAGGTATAATATATCTTCCCTTGAGGGGAGTGTCTGTTCCGAAAATAGTCGGAACAGACGAGGGGTGTTTTACTCGATTGATTGTGGAGATAACACCTCCCGACACAATTCGAAAACCCGCGAATTGGCCACCCTCCTCAAGGAGGGACTTTCTTGCTTGAAAATCCTGCTTGTACTGATTTTCTTTTTATTGATCAGTGTGAACCTCCAGGCACAGGATCATCCTTCACCGGGATCCGAGGAAGCAGTCGAAGACAGCCTGGCCTTAAACCAGTATATACAAGAGGCTTTGGCCAATAATCCGCGCGTCGAAGGGTTGTTTCAGCAGTTTTATGCCCGGATGGAACAGGTTCCGCAGGTTGGCGCTCTGCCGGATCCGGAAATAATGTTTCAATACCATATTAATCCAATGGAGCAGAGTAATCCTCTGACCCGAACTACTGTGAGTGCCACACAGCGGTTCCCATGGTTTGGAACGCTCAATAAGCGAGAGGAACGGGTGGAAAAGGTGGCAGAAGTGGAGTGGACCGCCTTTGAAGAGGCACGCAACAAAGTTGTACAAAATGTCAAAGAGCGCTGGTACCGAATGCATGAACTCCACCACCATTTGATGATCTTTGATCAAAATATGGATTTGCTGGGGCAGTTGGAACGGCAAGTACAAAGGAGATACGAAAGCGGGGATGTCAGCCAGGTGGACCTGCTTCGCATCCAGATTGAACAGGACAACCTGGAAACGCGGATTGTAAATACCGAAGAGGAGCTAGAGGCGATGAAAGTTCGATTTAATTCATTGCTGAATCGACCAGCAGAGACAAAGATTCAAATACCGGATGTAATGTATAGTTCGCAACTGACAAAGAGTGAGGGACTTCTGCGGCAGAGTATCTACAATCGCAATCCGGAGCTTCGCGGAAGAGAGCTTCAAGAAGAAGCGGCTCTTGTTGCTGAAGAGCAGGCACGCTTGCAGGGGCTCCCGTCATTTGGTCTGGGACTGATGGTCATGAATAAGAATTACATGTATATGCCCTTGATGTCTGGCGAACGAGCGGGATTAACCGGATCCTTGACCATACGTGTTCCACTTTCGCGCTCCAAATATCGTGCTCAACGGCAAGAAGCTCGTATTGAAGCTCGGATTGCACGCGAAGAGCAGCAGGAGGTTACAAACCGCCTGACCGCCGAGGTAGAATCCCTGCTACAGCAGTATCGTGATGCGGAACGAAGAATTGCTCTGCACGAGGAACGCTTGATACCGAAGACGCGTCAGGCACTCAGAATAGCATTGTCTGAATATGCCGGGGGACGCGGTGACTTTGAACAGATCATTCAGTTACACCAACAGCTGCTGGAATATGAAATGATGCTTAACACAGCTTACGTGGAGCAAAATATTGCTACAGCTGAGTTAGAAGCACTTGCTGGCGAGTATAATACTAATCCTGAAGAAATAGAATAA
- a CDS encoding efflux RND transporter periplasmic adaptor subunit, with product MKTPDIQQISKILGLLLVGLFLGWLFFGGSAREDATDIDQHVEETHTDEEGNIVYTCSMHPQIRQNEPGNCPICGMELIPVDQAEEQGETVFTMTEAAVKLADIQTSTVERRIPELEVRLPGRVAADERRISSITAQFSGRIEELFVDFRGTYVEEGEKLASIYSPELISAQQELLEAARNKQTNPGLYESTLRKLRLWGLPESEIQRIESSGKVSDTLPIVATRSGYVTQKNVDTRDYVDEGTVMYKVADFSTLWVLFDAYETDIGAIDQGDSVNFTVRSYPGKTFEAKITYVDPFIDPQTRTARVRAEVDNTENMLKPDMLARGVVSGTADNGEKIMIPRSAVMWTGKRSVVFVKQEDKDVPSFEPRLVTLGQRAGDYYVIEEGLEEGEEVVTHGNFKLDSAAQLADNLSMMNREPGSGANQAGHDHGGIEEQQIQQEEDHSEHTDSRAEISGINAEVPQGFRNQLKQVVSEYLDLKDALVEDSDPEEVSNHAERFLEQLRNIDMSLLKEKPHDRWMELHEKLSQEAEQIAGYNELNTQRRAFFLLSEALVESVREFSIDGILYYQFCPMAFNGEGAYWLSEEKEINNPYLGKKMPACGEIIEEIKV from the coding sequence ATGAAAACACCTGATATACAACAAATAAGCAAAATACTCGGTCTATTACTGGTTGGACTTTTCTTAGGTTGGCTGTTCTTTGGCGGCTCTGCCAGGGAAGATGCAACAGATATAGACCAGCATGTGGAAGAAACGCATACCGACGAGGAGGGGAATATCGTCTACACCTGCAGCATGCATCCACAGATCCGACAAAATGAGCCCGGGAATTGTCCCATCTGCGGCATGGAGCTCATCCCAGTCGACCAGGCAGAAGAGCAGGGTGAAACCGTCTTTACCATGACTGAAGCCGCCGTTAAGCTGGCAGATATTCAAACGTCGACCGTTGAACGACGCATTCCTGAGCTTGAAGTTCGCCTGCCGGGACGTGTGGCTGCCGATGAACGAAGAATATCCTCCATTACTGCGCAATTTTCGGGGCGCATTGAAGAGCTCTTTGTCGATTTCAGAGGAACGTATGTTGAAGAAGGTGAAAAACTGGCTTCAATTTACTCTCCGGAACTGATTTCTGCACAGCAGGAACTACTTGAAGCGGCCCGAAACAAGCAAACTAATCCTGGATTGTATGAATCAACACTCAGGAAATTACGTTTGTGGGGGCTTCCCGAAAGTGAAATTCAGCGCATTGAATCATCCGGAAAAGTATCCGATACGCTTCCCATTGTAGCGACACGCAGTGGTTATGTTACCCAGAAAAATGTTGATACAAGGGATTATGTGGATGAAGGAACTGTTATGTATAAAGTAGCTGATTTTTCAACGCTTTGGGTACTGTTCGATGCCTATGAAACTGATATCGGAGCCATAGACCAAGGAGATTCAGTCAACTTTACGGTCCGCAGTTATCCCGGCAAAACCTTTGAAGCAAAAATTACCTATGTCGATCCATTTATCGATCCGCAAACGCGGACGGCCCGTGTACGGGCAGAAGTAGATAATACGGAGAACATGTTAAAACCAGACATGCTTGCCCGGGGCGTAGTAAGCGGAACAGCTGATAATGGAGAAAAAATCATGATCCCTAGGTCAGCGGTTATGTGGACCGGCAAGCGTTCGGTTGTTTTTGTGAAACAAGAAGATAAAGATGTTCCTTCTTTTGAGCCCCGATTGGTTACGCTGGGTCAGCGTGCCGGTGATTACTACGTGATAGAGGAGGGATTGGAAGAAGGCGAAGAAGTGGTTACTCACGGCAACTTCAAGCTCGACAGCGCTGCTCAATTGGCGGATAACCTCAGTATGATGAATCGGGAACCAGGGAGTGGAGCAAATCAGGCAGGACATGATCACGGCGGAATAGAAGAGCAGCAGATACAACAGGAAGAAGACCATAGCGAGCATACCGATAGTCGGGCAGAGATAAGTGGAATCAACGCCGAAGTTCCGCAAGGATTTCGCAACCAGTTAAAACAGGTGGTTAGCGAATATCTGGATCTTAAAGATGCTTTGGTGGAGGACTCCGATCCGGAAGAAGTTTCGAACCATGCCGAACGTTTCCTTGAGCAACTGAGAAATATTGATATGTCGCTGTTGAAAGAGAAGCCACACGATCGCTGGATGGAACTGCACGAGAAGTTAAGTCAGGAGGCCGAACAAATTGCCGGATATAATGAACTCAACACCCAACGAAGAGCTTTTTTTCTGTTGTCAGAAGCGCTGGTGGAAAGTGTCCGCGAATTCAGTATTGATGGGATTTTATACTATCAGTTCTGTCCCATGGCTTTTAATGGAGAGGGCGCTTATTGGCTCAGTGAAGAGAAGGAAATTAATAATCCCTATTTAGGGAAAAAAATGCCAGCGTGTGGTGAAATTATCGAAGAAATAAAGGTTTAG
- a CDS encoding P-II family nitrogen regulator, translating into MKLIKAYIRTDMFETVHRALNKEGYTSMTVMEAEGMGSYSDPKDRHSSLKFPALHSKVVKLEMISKAEHVDHIVQIIHKNASTGHPGDGLMVVLPVERSIRVRDGEERRYTV; encoded by the coding sequence ATGAAATTAATTAAAGCCTATATACGTACCGATATGTTTGAAACAGTCCATAGGGCTCTAAACAAAGAAGGCTATACAAGTATGACTGTAATGGAGGCCGAGGGTATGGGCAGCTACAGTGATCCTAAAGACCGGCATAGCTCTCTAAAATTTCCGGCGCTACATTCCAAAGTGGTTAAGCTGGAAATGATCTCGAAAGCAGAACATGTTGATCATATCGTTCAGATTATACATAAAAATGCCAGTACAGGACATCCGGGAGACGGCCTCATGGTGGTACTGCCGGTTGAACGGAGTATTCGTGTCCGGGATGGGGAAGAGCGGAGGTATACAGTTTAA
- a CDS encoding copper-translocating P-type ATPase, translated as MDHDQHQHQHQEGSHGDGHHDHHAHMLEDFKKRFFISLLPTALILILSPMIQEFMGIAGQLDFSGDTIILFLLSTFVFFYGGWPFLKGAYDEISDKQPGMMTLIGLAITVAYGYSSTVVFGLEGKLFFWELATLVLIMLVGHWIEMRSVMSASRALEELAKLMPDTAHRLKQDGSTEEVPLRELQNGDRLVIKPGEKIPADGEVIEGATQVNESLLTGESKPVSKEEGDEVIGGAINKEGSITIKVTKTGDESFLSQVISLVEDAQQSKSKTQNLANRAAAWLTFAALGAGALTLFGWSFWSSQDFVFAIERTVTVMVITCPHALGLAIPLVVSVSTSKAANEGFLIRNRTAFEQARNVNAIIFDKTGTLTQGEFGVTDVKLFKENYSREELLKLAASLETRSEHSIAQGIVEAVDETYEVSDFNSITGKGVTGKVEGKQLAVVSPGYLEEQDIEIPDREQVDKLASEGKTIVYVLIDDSLEGAIALGDQIRKESYEAVKKLKEAGIQCMMLTGDNKQVAKYVADELGLEDYFAEVLPDEKSEKVKEVQSRGLVVAMVGDGVNDAPALAQADVGIAIGAGSDVAVETADLILVKNNPNDVVAAILLAKATYRKMIQNLWWASGYNIIAIPLAAGVFAWAGVILSPAVGAVLMSMSTVVVAINARFLKIERSDK; from the coding sequence ATGGATCACGATCAGCATCAACACCAACACCAAGAGGGAAGCCACGGGGATGGCCACCACGATCATCATGCCCATATGCTGGAGGATTTTAAAAAGCGATTCTTCATTTCGCTATTACCCACCGCTCTGATTTTAATATTGTCTCCCATGATCCAGGAGTTTATGGGAATTGCCGGGCAGCTGGACTTTTCGGGGGATACGATTATTCTTTTTCTTCTTTCTACTTTCGTATTCTTTTACGGCGGATGGCCGTTTCTCAAAGGGGCATATGATGAGATAAGTGATAAACAGCCCGGTATGATGACCCTGATCGGGCTGGCCATTACTGTGGCCTATGGTTACAGTTCGACCGTGGTATTCGGATTGGAGGGCAAACTCTTTTTCTGGGAGCTGGCCACGCTTGTACTTATTATGCTGGTGGGACACTGGATTGAGATGCGATCGGTGATGAGCGCTTCGCGCGCCCTCGAAGAGCTGGCCAAGCTGATGCCGGATACGGCCCATCGTCTCAAACAAGATGGCAGTACCGAAGAGGTGCCGCTCAGGGAACTACAAAATGGTGACCGACTGGTGATAAAACCCGGTGAAAAAATTCCGGCAGATGGGGAGGTCATCGAAGGAGCGACCCAGGTTAATGAATCGCTGTTAACTGGAGAATCCAAGCCGGTTTCCAAAGAGGAAGGCGATGAGGTAATTGGTGGGGCTATTAATAAAGAAGGATCCATCACCATTAAGGTTACTAAAACCGGGGATGAATCTTTTTTGTCCCAGGTTATTTCCCTGGTCGAAGATGCCCAGCAAAGTAAATCTAAAACGCAAAATCTGGCCAATCGCGCGGCGGCATGGTTGACGTTTGCCGCACTTGGTGCAGGAGCGTTGACTCTATTCGGATGGTCCTTCTGGTCGTCGCAGGATTTCGTGTTTGCCATTGAGCGTACGGTCACGGTGATGGTTATTACTTGTCCCCATGCCTTGGGTTTGGCCATTCCGCTGGTGGTTTCGGTATCTACTTCAAAAGCGGCTAATGAGGGATTTCTGATTAGAAATAGGACGGCTTTTGAGCAGGCTCGGAATGTCAATGCTATCATTTTTGATAAAACCGGTACCTTAACGCAGGGAGAGTTCGGCGTTACGGATGTCAAATTGTTTAAAGAGAATTATTCCAGAGAGGAATTGCTTAAGCTTGCAGCTTCACTTGAAACACGATCCGAACATTCTATTGCACAGGGTATCGTTGAAGCTGTAGACGAGACGTATGAGGTTTCTGATTTTAATTCAATTACCGGAAAAGGAGTAACCGGCAAGGTTGAGGGCAAACAGCTCGCGGTGGTAAGCCCCGGATATCTGGAAGAGCAGGATATTGAAATTCCTGATCGTGAACAGGTGGATAAGCTGGCATCGGAAGGCAAAACCATTGTTTATGTTTTGATTGATGATTCACTGGAAGGAGCTATTGCGCTTGGCGACCAGATACGTAAAGAATCCTACGAAGCTGTGAAAAAGTTGAAAGAGGCTGGAATTCAATGCATGATGCTGACTGGGGATAATAAGCAGGTAGCTAAATATGTGGCTGATGAACTGGGACTGGAGGACTACTTTGCAGAGGTACTGCCCGATGAGAAATCCGAAAAAGTAAAAGAGGTGCAGAGCCGTGGGCTTGTTGTGGCAATGGTTGGCGACGGGGTAAATGACGCTCCGGCATTGGCGCAGGCCGATGTGGGCATTGCTATTGGTGCGGGATCGGACGTAGCCGTTGAAACGGCAGATTTAATTCTGGTTAAGAATAACCCTAATGATGTGGTAGCGGCTATACTTTTGGCCAAGGCGACGTACCGTAAAATGATCCAAAACCTATGGTGGGCCAGTGGTTATAATATCATAGCTATTCCGTTAGCCGCAGGAGTTTTTGCATGGGCGGGTGTTATTTTAAGCCCCGCCGTTGGAGCAGTTCTGATGTCGATGAGTACTGTTGTGGTGGCTATTAACGCGCGCTTCTTAAAGATAGAAAGATCCGATAAATAG